DNA sequence from the Brevundimonas sp. NIBR10 genome:
TGGTGCAGGGCGATATCCATTTCGGACCAGAAGATCTTGTTTGTCGAGGACTCCGGCCCGATCGATCCGCCCGCCGTCAGGCGCGACGCGGTCGAATAGATCGACAGGGCATAGGCGTCGGCATCCATCCAGCTCTGGGCCACGCGCTCGGCAACCGAGGCCGGGAGCGAGTTCTTGTTGTTTTCGTACAGTGTCAGCAGGTTGGACGCCGCGACTTGATAACGGGCGGGCGAGCGTAGCATCAGCCCGCGCTCGAACCCTGCGGTGGCCATGCAGACGTGCCAGCCCTGGCCTTCGTCGCCCAAGCGATCGGCAACCGGCACCCGGACATTGTCCAGGAAGAGTTCGGCGAACACCATCTTGCCGTCCATCCGCTGAATGGGACGACGTGTCACGCCGGGCGCATCAAGCGGAAACAGGATCAGGCTCATGCCCTTGTGCCGCTCGCTGCCCGGTTCGCGGAACAGGCCGAAGGCCCAGTCGGCGAAGACGGCGCGGCTGGACCAGGTCTTCTGCCCGTTGAGGATGTAATGGTCGCCGTCACGGGTCGCGGTGGCGCGAACGCCGGCAAGATCGCTGCCTGCGCCGGGCTCGGACCAGGCCTGGGCCCAGATGTCGTCCCCTGCGGCCATGCGCGGCAGGAACCGCGCCTTCTGATCCTCGGTGCCGAACTCCATCATGGTGGGGCCGAGCAGGAAGATGCCGTTCTGGTTGACACGCGTCGGAGCCTTGGCGCGGTAGTACTCTTCCTCGAAGATCAGCCAGCGGATCAGGTCCAGAGCACGGCCGCCGTAGGCCTCGGGCCAGGTGACCATACCCCAGCGCCCTTCGCTGAGCTTGCGCTCCCAGTCGCGGTGGGCTTCGAACCCTTCGCGCGTCAGGTCGAAGGAGGGGAGGGGCCCGGACGGGACGTTGGCCTCCATCCAGGCGCGGACCTCGGCGCGGAACGCGTCCTGTTCAGGGGTGTACTCGAGCTTCACTCGCCGGCCTGCTTCTTGTTGGCCGAGGCCATGGATTTCGCGTCCAGCCCGCCCAGGCTGTTGTCGGACGTCAAGTCGTTCTGGGCGTGGGCGAAATGGTGCATATGGAACACCGCCTCCATGGCTGTTCTCTTGCCGCGCAGTTCCTCGACATGGTTGACGGCCTGTTTGGTCAGCCAGGCACCGAGGCGAGGCTGGGCGGCCAGCTTGGCGGCGACCGCGGCGGTTTCCTCGCGGAGTTTGTCGCGCGGCACGATCCGGTTGACCATGCCGAACTGCTCGGCCCGCTGAGCCGTCATCCGCTCACCGAGCAGCAGGAACTCCTTGGCGATGCGGGGGGGCAGCTCGAAGGCATGGGCGAAATACTCGACGCCCGGGATGCCCATGCGGACGACCGGATCCTGGAAGAAGGCGTCGTCCGAGGCGATGATCAGGTCGCAGACCCAGGCCAGCATCAGACCTCCGGCGATACAGGCCCCCTGAACCATGGCCACGGTCGGCTTTGGGGCTTCGCGCCAGCGTCGGCACATCCCCAGATACTGTTCCTGCTCACGGGTGTAGAGCAGTTCGGCGGCCGGCCGGTTGACGTGGCGGCCGAACATAAGGCGGCGATCGAAATCCCTGTGCAGGTCGCGACCCGGCGTGCCGATATCGTGCCCGGCCGAGAAATGCTTGCCCTGTCCCGCCAGGACAATACAGCGGACGTCGTCGTCGTTCACGGCGCGCTG
Encoded proteins:
- a CDS encoding acyl-CoA dehydrogenase family protein; the protein is MKLEYTPEQDAFRAEVRAWMEANVPSGPLPSFDLTREGFEAHRDWERKLSEGRWGMVTWPEAYGGRALDLIRWLIFEEEYYRAKAPTRVNQNGIFLLGPTMMEFGTEDQKARFLPRMAAGDDIWAQAWSEPGAGSDLAGVRATATRDGDHYILNGQKTWSSRAVFADWAFGLFREPGSERHKGMSLILFPLDAPGVTRRPIQRMDGKMVFAELFLDNVRVPVADRLGDEGQGWHVCMATAGFERGLMLRSPARYQVAASNLLTLYENNKNSLPASVAERVAQSWMDADAYALSIYSTASRLTAGGSIGPESSTNKIFWSEMDIALHQTALDILGDRAELAPPDLGTTAVDWLEDYIFALAGPIYAGSNEIQRNIIAERMLGLPRA
- a CDS encoding enoyl-CoA hydratase — translated: MTDLVEPKATEIVYETEEPILYAVEDGVAWITMNRPGFNNAQNGQMTYALDDAFQRAVNDDDVRCIVLAGQGKHFSAGHDIGTPGRDLHRDFDRRLMFGRHVNRPAAELLYTREQEQYLGMCRRWREAPKPTVAMVQGACIAGGLMLAWVCDLIIASDDAFFQDPVVRMGIPGVEYFAHAFELPPRIAKEFLLLGERMTAQRAEQFGMVNRIVPRDKLREETAAVAAKLAAQPRLGAWLTKQAVNHVEELRGKRTAMEAVFHMHHFAHAQNDLTSDNSLGGLDAKSMASANKKQAGE